From the genome of Balneolaceae bacterium:
GGCCGATTGTTCAGCCACGCTTCAATCTCCTCTGCCAAAATCAGATACATTCTCAAATCGCTGAGCAGGATCGGTACTCATCGATTTCTTACAAATTGCTGCAAGTTCTTTGTTGACTGGTTTCGGGTGACAATTTTCTGAGCGGAACTCCTCTTTCGGATGACAGCCAGAAATCAATTGATACAATATCACCCCAAGACTATAGATATCCGATCCTGTGGATGTGTAGTCTCCTTTAACCTGCTCTGGCGATGCATAGGCGCGGGTCATCGCTTTGCTGCTTGCATGTTCCGAATCCGATTCATCCATAATTTGGGAAATACCAAAATCCAGGAGCTTAACGAATAGCTTATCATCCTCACCGGTGACCAAAATATTACCGGGTTTCAAATCCCGGTGAACGAT
Proteins encoded in this window:
- a CDS encoding serine/threonine-protein kinase, encoding MDGGLTDDNHPWFAMEYVEGEDLLAYCNRLDLSIEKRLRLFLDVIEAVQYAHKNLIVHRDLKPGNILVTGEDDKLFVKLLDFGISQIMDESDSEHASSKAMTRAYASPEQVKGDYTSTGSDIYSLGVILYQLISGCHPKEEFRSENCHPKPVNKELAAICKKSMSTDPAQRFENVSDFGRGD